The following coding sequences lie in one Acidobacteriota bacterium genomic window:
- a CDS encoding DUF1343 domain-containing protein, translated as MRQRTDLAANALAVILAAGLGLALAACAGREKPSGPPAAASVSRVKPGLEVFLEKHLDLVRGKRVGLITNQTGTDAGLRSTVELFQANPAIRLVALYGPEHGVRGNAQAGEYVPFYYDEAYKLPVFSLYGQSFKPDPGMLKNIDEYMRSFDTREAGKVPEAAMVQGVDVLVYDIQDVGTRVYTYIATMAYAMQAAAEAGIDFIVLDRPAPIDGEDMEGAVLECPRFSSFVGLYPIPLRFGLTMGEMARLFNDKFQSRPARLTVIPMEGWSRSMWFDETGLPWVIPSPNMPTLGTATVYPGLVALEGTNLSEGRGTTRPFEYFGAPWIDGHALAARLNALNLAGVRFREAWFTPYFSKFQGQLCGGCQIHVTDRKTFRPVAVALHILKAAREMAPDKFAFHADYFDKVMGTASVRLALEAGTDVAAILESMRPGLEAFASLRKEYLLY; from the coding sequence ATGAGACAACGAACGGATCTCGCCGCGAACGCCCTGGCCGTCATCCTGGCCGCGGGCCTGGGACTGGCCCTCGCGGCCTGTGCCGGCCGGGAGAAACCGTCCGGGCCGCCGGCGGCCGCCTCCGTCAGCCGGGTCAAGCCCGGGCTCGAGGTCTTCCTCGAGAAGCATCTCGACCTGGTCAGGGGCAAGCGGGTCGGGTTGATCACGAACCAGACGGGCACGGACGCGGGCCTGCGCTCGACCGTGGAGCTCTTCCAGGCCAACCCGGCCATCCGGCTGGTGGCCCTCTACGGCCCCGAACACGGCGTCCGGGGCAACGCCCAGGCGGGCGAGTACGTGCCCTTCTATTACGACGAGGCCTACAAGCTGCCGGTCTTCAGCCTCTACGGGCAGTCCTTCAAGCCCGATCCGGGCATGCTGAAGAACATCGACGAGTACATGCGCTCCTTCGACACCCGGGAGGCGGGCAAGGTGCCGGAAGCGGCCATGGTCCAGGGGGTGGACGTCCTCGTCTACGACATCCAGGACGTCGGGACGCGCGTCTATACCTATATCGCGACCATGGCCTATGCCATGCAGGCCGCGGCCGAGGCGGGCATCGACTTCATCGTCCTCGACCGGCCCGCGCCCATCGACGGCGAGGACATGGAAGGGGCGGTCCTCGAGTGCCCGAGGTTCAGCTCGTTCGTCGGGCTGTACCCGATCCCCCTGCGTTTCGGCCTGACGATGGGCGAGATGGCGCGCCTGTTCAACGACAAGTTCCAGTCCCGCCCGGCCCGGCTGACGGTCATCCCGATGGAAGGCTGGTCGCGGTCGATGTGGTTCGACGAGACCGGGCTGCCGTGGGTCATCCCGTCGCCGAACATGCCGACCCTGGGCACGGCGACCGTGTATCCGGGGCTGGTGGCGCTCGAGGGGACCAACCTGTCCGAGGGCCGGGGCACGACCCGGCCGTTCGAATACTTCGGAGCGCCCTGGATAGACGGCCACGCGCTGGCCGCGCGGCTGAACGCCCTCAACCTGGCCGGGGTCCGCTTCCGGGAGGCCTGGTTCACGCCGTACTTCTCGAAGTTCCAGGGCCAGCTCTGCGGCGGCTGCCAGATCCACGTGACCGACCGGAAGACCTTCCGCCCGGTCGCCGTGGCCCTGCACATCCTCAAGGCGGCGCGGGAGATGGCCCCGGACAAGTTCGCCTTTCACGCCGACTACTTCGACAAGGTCATGGGCACGGCCTCGGTGCGCCTGGCCCTCGAGGCGGGGACGGACGTGGCCGCCATCCTGGAGAGCATGCGGCCGGGGCTCGAGGCCTTCGCTTCGCTCCGCAAAGAATATTTGCTTTATTAA
- a CDS encoding glutamine synthetase beta-grasp domain-containing protein, translating into MAMKTPRYALANPMSLILDKPAADFTRADLLEVIGSKEIERVTFHYTAIDGKLKELTIPVTDRYHVESILAEGERVDGSSLFKGMVDMGLSDLYVVPVYRSAFFNPFDEGSLDLVCRYLTKDGAPAPFTYDGILARAASLFRKVSGLELRAMGELEFFLLTSPADRSFPIENQRNYHGSAPFAKSGPILHEMIRHIARATGAVKYAHCENGVIDAVRSDVPEIAGRLAEQLEIEFVPRPIEEAADDLVLGRWIIRNTAFHHGAVATFTPKLEEGVAGSGLHFHLELAKDGRSVMRGPDGKLSVEARKIIGGLCEYADSLTAFGNTVSSAYLRLVPNQEAPTRICWSDLNRSALIRVPLGFADAGDMARTVNPAEPGGYRDERGGRQTVEIRSPDGSALIHLMLAGIAMAANWAFGGDKSLFRDIGPLDLAEMYYVKGNIFTDKDLLKRLPALPASCVESSRVLLAKRGLYERDGVFPPGVIDYAARMLEAEDDEFMNKRLADLPAHDRLHQIRQIMHKDLHKH; encoded by the coding sequence ATGGCGATGAAGACTCCCCGATACGCCCTGGCCAACCCCATGTCCCTGATCCTCGACAAGCCGGCCGCGGATTTCACCCGGGCCGACCTGCTAGAGGTCATCGGATCGAAAGAGATCGAGCGGGTCACGTTCCACTACACGGCGATCGACGGCAAGCTCAAGGAGCTGACCATCCCGGTCACCGACCGCTATCACGTCGAGTCCATCCTGGCCGAGGGCGAGCGCGTCGACGGCTCGTCCCTGTTCAAGGGCATGGTCGACATGGGGCTCTCGGACCTCTACGTCGTGCCCGTCTACCGCTCGGCTTTCTTCAACCCCTTCGACGAAGGCAGCCTCGACCTCGTCTGCCGCTACCTGACCAAGGACGGCGCGCCCGCGCCCTTCACCTATGACGGCATCCTGGCCCGGGCCGCGTCCCTCTTCCGCAAGGTCTCCGGCCTGGAGCTGCGGGCCATGGGCGAGCTCGAGTTCTTCCTGCTGACCTCGCCGGCCGACCGGTCCTTCCCGATCGAGAACCAGCGGAACTACCACGGCTCGGCGCCGTTCGCCAAGAGCGGCCCCATCCTCCACGAGATGATCCGGCATATCGCCCGGGCGACCGGGGCGGTCAAGTACGCCCATTGCGAGAACGGCGTCATCGACGCCGTCCGCAGCGACGTCCCGGAGATCGCCGGGCGCCTGGCCGAGCAGCTCGAGATCGAGTTCGTGCCCCGCCCGATCGAGGAGGCGGCCGACGACCTCGTCCTCGGCCGCTGGATCATCCGCAACACGGCCTTCCACCACGGCGCCGTGGCCACCTTCACCCCCAAGCTCGAGGAAGGCGTGGCCGGCAGCGGGCTCCATTTCCACCTCGAGCTGGCCAAGGACGGCCGCAGCGTCATGCGCGGCCCGGACGGCAAGCTCTCGGTCGAGGCCCGCAAGATCATCGGCGGCCTGTGCGAATACGCCGACTCCCTGACCGCGTTCGGCAACACGGTCTCGTCGGCCTACCTCCGCCTGGTGCCGAACCAGGAGGCGCCGACGCGCATCTGCTGGAGCGACCTCAACCGCAGCGCCCTGATCCGCGTCCCGCTCGGCTTCGCCGACGCCGGCGACATGGCCCGCACGGTCAACCCGGCCGAGCCCGGCGGCTACCGGGACGAGCGCGGCGGCCGCCAGACCGTCGAGATCCGCAGCCCCGACGGCAGCGCCCTCATCCACCTGATGCTGGCCGGCATCGCCATGGCCGCCAACTGGGCCTTCGGCGGCGACAAGTCGCTGTTCCGGGACATCGGGCCCCTCGACCTGGCCGAGATGTACTATGTCAAGGGCAACATCTTCACCGACAAGGACCTGCTCAAGCGGCTGCCGGCGCTGCCGGCGAGCTGCGTCGAATCGAGCCGGGTCCTGCTCGCCAAGCGCGGCCTCTACGAGCGCGACGGCGTCTTCCCGCCGGGCGTCATCGACTACGCGGCCCGGATGCTCGAGGCCGAGGATGACGAGTTCATGAACAAGCGGCTGGCCGACCTGCCGGCCCATGACCGCCTGCACCAGATCCGCCAGATCATGCACAAGGATCTGCACAAGCATTGA
- a CDS encoding TlpA disulfide reductase family protein, whose translation MNTAVKTLAALAALLILVSPSFAILKAGDKVVPFSLKNVDGKDYTVTVEDGRLTLTVAETAGGGTNVVKTHPAAVLIDFWATYCVPCRKAMPHMQKLHEDFRPAEGQAAGGLHVIGIALDEAGGKVVRPFYQKLKITYPLLADPPTAGPAAGVAATAKDMKKRYGIQEIPVVYLIDASGTITHAHVGATEAQMAELDAAVKALVGGAAR comes from the coding sequence ATGAACACAGCCGTCAAGACCCTGGCCGCCCTGGCCGCCCTGCTCATCCTTGTTTCCCCGTCGTTCGCGATCCTCAAGGCCGGCGACAAGGTCGTCCCGTTCTCCCTGAAGAACGTCGACGGCAAGGATTACACCGTGACCGTCGAGGACGGCCGGCTGACCCTGACCGTCGCCGAGACCGCCGGAGGCGGGACCAACGTCGTCAAGACGCATCCGGCCGCGGTGCTCATCGATTTCTGGGCCACCTATTGCGTGCCCTGCCGCAAGGCCATGCCGCACATGCAGAAGCTCCACGAGGACTTCAGGCCGGCCGAGGGCCAGGCCGCCGGCGGCCTTCACGTCATCGGCATCGCCCTCGACGAGGCCGGCGGCAAGGTCGTCAGGCCCTTCTACCAGAAGCTCAAGATCACCTATCCTCTCCTGGCCGATCCGCCCACGGCCGGGCCCGCCGCGGGCGTGGCCGCCACGGCCAAGGACATGAAGAAGCGTTACGGCATCCAGGAGATCCCGGTCGTTTACCTCATCGACGCGTCCGGCACCATCACCCACGCCCACGTCGGCGCGACCGAAGCGCAGATGGCCGAGCTCGACGCCGCCGTCAAGGCGCTTGTCGGGGGAGCGGCCCGTTGA
- a CDS encoding ATP-binding protein: MAEQDPKELRVQADLKEIDRVRAFLREAIAGLPLDDEARLKVELALHEICVNIARYAYPRGRPGEMAVRIWREGDSLFIEVRDRGIPFNPVRKKNPDLMVKLRRGVPGGLGVYFFKTLMDGLSYRRAGGQNILTVRKAI, encoded by the coding sequence GTGGCCGAACAGGACCCCAAGGAGCTCCGCGTCCAGGCCGACCTCAAGGAGATCGATCGCGTCCGGGCCTTCCTCCGGGAGGCCATCGCCGGCCTGCCCCTCGACGACGAAGCCCGGCTCAAGGTCGAGCTGGCCCTGCACGAGATCTGCGTCAACATCGCCCGCTACGCCTATCCCCGGGGCCGGCCCGGCGAGATGGCCGTCCGCATCTGGCGGGAGGGGGATTCGCTCTTCATCGAGGTCCGGGACCGCGGCATCCCCTTCAATCCCGTCCGGAAGAAGAACCCTGACCTGATGGTCAAGCTGCGGCGCGGAGTGCCCGGCGGCCTGGGCGTCTACTTCTTCAAGACGCTCATGGACGGCCTGTCCTACCGGCGGGCGGGCGGCCAGAACATCCTGACCGTGCGCAAGGCCATCTGA
- a CDS encoding Npt1/Npt2 family nucleotide transporter yields MGTPLPDPPQTAAPAAASEAAPRYSLGYRFLRIFADIRPGEAAKALLLALNVFLLLLAYYILKPLREALLLVDKDSAVVKSCLSGAQAVLFVFVVKAFSRLSSRVPRHVLITWTTSFFISNLVIFYFLDLGGLADKPMGILFFIWIGIFNYFVIAQFWGFANDLYSDEVGKRTFPLVALGATSGGLVATLPFMKKLRDLLGSHWEFKLMLLAGGILFACILLARSIHRREVRTAREARESGQAGAEARARLQEQPLKAGGGFRLVFRSRYLLLIALMIGLYNFVNATGEFIITKVTVDRSIAAAAPAPAPAEAAATEGPRAAVQDLPARTGEKAIHDAFMDYQLLTNLIALIIQLFVVSRVFKWIGVSGALLFLPLIALGGYALISFGAVLVLVRWVKALENGTDYSLQNTTKAALFLVTKREEKYKAKAAIDTFFVRGGDTLSALAVLAGTRLMGLPIERFALLNVVVVIALLGICLRIIPAYKKRKAALDAAAGEV; encoded by the coding sequence ATGGGAACCCCGCTGCCCGATCCCCCGCAGACGGCCGCCCCGGCCGCCGCTTCAGAGGCGGCGCCGCGCTACAGCCTGGGCTACCGGTTCCTGCGGATCTTCGCCGACATCCGGCCCGGCGAAGCGGCCAAGGCGCTGCTCCTGGCCCTGAACGTCTTCCTCCTGCTCCTCGCCTATTACATCCTCAAGCCGCTGCGCGAGGCCCTCCTCCTCGTCGACAAGGACTCGGCCGTCGTCAAGAGCTGCCTGAGCGGGGCCCAGGCCGTCCTCTTCGTCTTCGTCGTCAAGGCCTTCAGCCGCCTGTCTTCCAGGGTCCCCCGCCACGTCCTGATCACCTGGACGACGTCATTCTTCATCTCCAACCTGGTTATCTTCTATTTTCTGGACCTCGGGGGCCTGGCCGACAAGCCCATGGGCATCCTGTTCTTCATCTGGATCGGCATCTTCAACTACTTCGTCATCGCCCAGTTCTGGGGCTTCGCCAACGACCTCTATTCCGACGAGGTCGGCAAACGGACCTTTCCCCTCGTGGCCCTGGGCGCGACCTCGGGCGGCCTCGTCGCCACCCTGCCGTTCATGAAGAAGCTGCGGGACCTCCTGGGCAGCCACTGGGAATTCAAGCTCATGCTCCTCGCCGGGGGCATCCTCTTCGCCTGCATCCTCCTGGCCCGTTCGATCCACCGCCGCGAGGTCCGGACCGCCCGCGAGGCCCGGGAGAGCGGCCAGGCCGGAGCCGAGGCGCGGGCCAGGCTCCAGGAGCAGCCGCTGAAGGCCGGCGGCGGCTTCCGGCTCGTCTTCCGGAGCCGCTATCTCCTGCTCATCGCCCTGATGATCGGGCTCTACAACTTCGTCAACGCGACCGGAGAGTTCATCATCACCAAGGTCACCGTCGACCGGTCGATCGCCGCCGCGGCCCCGGCGCCGGCTCCGGCGGAGGCGGCGGCGACGGAGGGCCCGCGGGCCGCGGTCCAGGACCTGCCGGCCCGGACCGGGGAGAAGGCCATCCACGACGCTTTCATGGACTACCAGCTGCTGACCAACCTGATCGCCCTGATCATCCAGCTCTTCGTCGTCTCGCGCGTTTTCAAATGGATCGGGGTCAGCGGGGCCCTCCTCTTCCTGCCCCTGATCGCCCTGGGCGGCTACGCCCTGATCTCCTTCGGCGCCGTCCTGGTCCTCGTCCGCTGGGTCAAGGCCCTGGAGAACGGCACGGACTACTCCCTTCAGAACACGACCAAGGCGGCCCTTTTCCTGGTCACGAAGCGCGAGGAGAAGTACAAGGCCAAGGCGGCCATCGACACCTTCTTCGTCCGCGGCGGGGACACGCTCTCGGCCCTGGCCGTCCTGGCCGGCACCCGGCTCATGGGCCTGCCGATCGAGCGCTTCGCCCTCCTCAACGTCGTCGTCGTCATCGCGCTCCTGGGCATCTGCCTCAGGATCATTCCCGCCTACAAAAAGCGGAAGGCGGCCCTGGACGCGGCCGCCGGGGAGGTCTGA
- a CDS encoding metallophosphoesterase, whose product MISRKGRPGFRSLLLGLSLALLPLLSHADEIPYEWKGVERVVAVADLHGDYDRFVFILAHPQIGLVDNDLHWTGGRTHLVQLGDVMDRGPRAREIFNLLRRLEKEAAEAGGAVHMILGNHEEMNITGIALDYPGYVPVEQFVAFLPEDFRRQREEKYLKTLSPGERQRAEIEGLDIQSDEGLAEFWSKVMASRDAEARRAYVLGFNATCGGWLVRQNAVIKINDVVYAHGGLSEAISRWPIREINRVIRSELEFFQGGMRNPQEYARPFHPRLVYDPDSPLWFRGLATKNEASAQAEIDRTLANLGARAMVVGHNYFRFNAGPSATVERTSVVRFQGKVWIMDTGISGSYGGIPSALIYDRGEFKVWGETEEVAARSGIRPPPPKPLSPREMEAFLRSAAVVKRGPGIGGRTDAWKLSLEGQGISLPAVFKYIDRPRPDPLADSWRYDLAAYALSKYLGLEVVPPIVERTVEGVPGAVQAFVSGARTPAERRDMRIAPRDPEAYDRARADLVVFQALVNDDCRKENDTLVRDDDDSVFRVDFSEAFAPDRGAGSGCQLSRCSRLLFGRLLAWDDRAVARYMGRYLGREEIEALNSRKDLLIRQIRFLIRTAGEARVLF is encoded by the coding sequence GTGATCAGCAGGAAAGGCCGCCCGGGGTTCCGTTCGCTCCTCCTGGGGCTGTCCCTCGCCCTCCTGCCTCTCCTCTCCCACGCCGACGAGATCCCCTACGAATGGAAAGGCGTCGAGCGGGTTGTGGCCGTCGCCGACCTCCACGGCGACTACGACCGCTTCGTCTTCATCCTGGCCCACCCCCAGATCGGGCTCGTCGACAACGATCTCCACTGGACCGGCGGCCGGACGCACCTCGTCCAGCTCGGCGACGTCATGGACCGGGGGCCGCGGGCCAGGGAGATCTTCAACCTCCTCCGGCGTCTCGAGAAAGAAGCGGCCGAGGCCGGCGGCGCGGTCCACATGATCCTCGGCAACCACGAAGAGATGAACATCACGGGCATCGCCCTCGACTACCCGGGCTATGTCCCCGTCGAGCAGTTCGTCGCCTTCCTGCCCGAGGATTTCCGCCGGCAGCGGGAGGAAAAGTATCTCAAGACCCTCTCCCCCGGCGAACGGCAGCGGGCCGAGATCGAGGGCCTCGACATCCAGAGCGACGAGGGGCTGGCCGAGTTCTGGAGCAAGGTCATGGCCTCCAGGGACGCCGAGGCCCGGCGGGCCTACGTCCTCGGCTTCAACGCGACCTGCGGCGGCTGGCTCGTCCGGCAGAACGCGGTCATCAAGATCAACGACGTCGTCTACGCCCACGGCGGCCTCAGCGAGGCCATCTCCAGGTGGCCGATCCGGGAGATCAACCGCGTCATTCGCAGCGAGCTCGAGTTCTTCCAGGGGGGCATGCGCAACCCGCAGGAATACGCCCGGCCCTTCCATCCCCGGCTGGTCTACGACCCGGACAGCCCGCTCTGGTTCCGGGGGCTGGCCACGAAGAACGAGGCCTCGGCCCAGGCCGAGATCGACCGGACCCTGGCCAACCTCGGCGCCAGGGCCATGGTCGTCGGCCATAATTACTTCCGCTTCAACGCCGGGCCCAGCGCGACCGTCGAACGGACGAGCGTCGTCCGCTTCCAGGGCAAGGTCTGGATCATGGACACCGGCATCTCCGGCAGCTACGGCGGCATCCCCTCGGCCCTCATCTACGACCGCGGCGAGTTCAAGGTCTGGGGAGAGACCGAGGAAGTGGCCGCCCGAAGCGGCATCCGGCCGCCCCCGCCGAAGCCCCTTTCCCCGCGGGAGATGGAGGCCTTCCTGCGTTCCGCCGCCGTCGTCAAGCGCGGCCCCGGCATCGGCGGCCGCACGGACGCCTGGAAGCTGAGCCTCGAGGGACAGGGGATCAGCCTGCCGGCCGTGTTCAAGTACATCGACCGGCCGCGGCCCGATCCGCTGGCCGACAGCTGGCGCTACGACCTGGCCGCTTATGCCCTGAGCAAGTATCTCGGTCTCGAGGTCGTCCCGCCGATCGTCGAGCGGACCGTCGAGGGCGTTCCGGGGGCCGTGCAGGCCTTTGTCTCCGGGGCCCGGACGCCGGCCGAGCGCCGGGACATGCGGATCGCGCCGAGGGACCCCGAGGCCTACGACCGGGCCCGGGCGGACCTCGTCGTCTTCCAGGCCCTGGTCAATGACGACTGCCGCAAGGAGAACGACACGCTCGTCCGCGACGACGACGACAGCGTCTTCCGCGTCGACTTCTCCGAGGCCTTCGCCCCGGACAGGGGCGCCGGCTCGGGCTGCCAGCTGAGCCGCTGTTCGCGGCTCCTCTTCGGCCGGCTCCTGGCCTGGGACGACCGGGCCGTCGCCCGTTACATGGGCCGCTACCTCGGCCGGGAGGAGATCGAAGCCCTCAACTCCCGGAAGGACCTCCTCATCCGGCAGATCCGCTTCCTGATCAGGACCGCGGGCGAGGCCCGGGTCCTGTTCTGA
- a CDS encoding CD1871A family CXXC motif-containing protein, whose product MRRRLPWILLGVSLAVMAAGLLLGEYQNVLEKAVTVCLDCIGIG is encoded by the coding sequence TTGAGGCGCCGGCTCCCCTGGATCCTGCTCGGGGTCTCGCTGGCGGTCATGGCCGCCGGTCTCCTGCTCGGCGAATATCAGAACGTCCTCGAGAAGGCCGTCACGGTCTGCCTCGACTGCATCGGCATCGGGTGA
- a CDS encoding uroporphyrinogen decarboxylase family protein translates to MSRDAMTSRERWQAVLARRTPDRVPLDYWATPEFDAKLERHLGCRTRRQALDRLGIDYEVLLRPAYAGPRLPRMQDEFGRRFRSVGYGPGAYRECVHNPLAGFASVAEIEKAYVWPTADWWDFSGIAAQTRRNESHPLRGGGSEPFLIYKELRGMEQAYVDLVENPEIAHYCLDKLFGLAYECAARIYEAAPGRVDISYIAEDMGGQADLMISVRHIREFLLPGMKRMIGLAHQAGAYAFHHNDGSCWRIIPDMIGLGIDLLNPLQWRCPGMERERLKKEFGPHVVLHGGMDNQYTLPFGTVDEVRREVADNLGILGRGGGYILAPCHNIQAITPVENVLAMYETARELGPS, encoded by the coding sequence TTGAGCCGCGACGCCATGACCTCCCGCGAGCGCTGGCAGGCCGTCCTGGCCCGCCGGACGCCCGACCGCGTGCCGCTCGACTACTGGGCCACGCCGGAGTTCGACGCCAAGCTCGAGAGGCATCTCGGCTGCCGCACCCGGCGCCAGGCCCTCGACCGGCTCGGGATCGACTACGAGGTCCTGCTCCGGCCCGCCTACGCCGGACCGCGCCTGCCCCGGATGCAGGACGAGTTCGGCCGCCGCTTCCGCAGCGTCGGCTACGGCCCGGGCGCCTACCGCGAGTGCGTCCACAACCCCCTGGCCGGGTTCGCGTCCGTGGCCGAGATCGAGAAGGCCTACGTCTGGCCGACGGCCGACTGGTGGGACTTCAGCGGCATCGCGGCCCAGACCCGCCGGAACGAGAGCCATCCCCTCCGCGGCGGCGGTTCGGAGCCCTTCCTCATCTACAAGGAGCTGCGGGGCATGGAGCAGGCCTACGTCGACCTGGTCGAGAACCCGGAGATCGCCCATTACTGCCTGGACAAGCTCTTCGGCCTGGCCTACGAGTGCGCCGCCCGCATCTACGAGGCCGCGCCCGGCCGGGTCGACATCTCCTACATCGCCGAGGACATGGGCGGCCAGGCCGACCTCATGATCTCGGTCCGCCACATCCGCGAGTTCCTGCTGCCGGGCATGAAGCGGATGATCGGCCTGGCCCACCAGGCCGGGGCTTACGCCTTCCACCACAACGACGGCAGCTGCTGGCGCATCATCCCCGACATGATCGGCCTGGGCATCGACCTCCTCAATCCCCTCCAGTGGCGCTGCCCGGGCATGGAGCGGGAGCGGCTCAAGAAGGAGTTCGGGCCGCACGTCGTCCTCCACGGCGGCATGGACAACCAGTATACCCTGCCCTTCGGAACGGTCGACGAGGTCCGGCGCGAGGTCGCGGACAACCTGGGGATCCTGGGCCGGGGCGGCGGCTACATCCTGGCGCCCTGCCACAACATCCAGGCCATCACGCCGGTGGAGAACGTGCTGGCCATGTACGAAACCGCCCGCGAGCTCGGGCCTTCGTGA
- the xylB gene encoding xylulokinase — translation MPQYAVGIDSGTQGTKALIVDAASGRVLGRGRASHAMIRGLGPGASEQDPAVWTGAAGKALAAALREASVDPGKVVALGVSGQQHGFVPLDARGRVIRPAKLWNDTSTIAETGQIVAALGGKARAIARLGLAPAVGFTISKVLWLKRHEPGRFARLATVLLPHNYLNFWLTGRAGMEYGDASGTGLMDIRKRRWDEAAVAAVDPGLAGKLPALRPPSEPVGEMRKEVASRFGFGRVLVAAGGGDNMMGAIGTGNVAPGVCTLSLGTSGTIFAYFARPFVDPEGEIAAFCDSTGGWLPLLCTMNVTNTTEIVKSLLGLDNAGLERLGRRGGPGAGGLLFLPFVDGERVPVLPFSSAVLFGLDRGTFDAGHIARAVMEGAILNLGYGLARMKGLGLRPSVFRATGGGAGSRLWLQIAADVFGTPVTTLKEPEAAAYGAALQSVWNWRRAAGEKAAIADIAAKWVAPGRLAAEPDRRNAALYADLQARFNDLWRRLVPDFEARRSA, via the coding sequence ATGCCCCAATACGCCGTCGGCATCGATTCCGGGACCCAAGGCACGAAAGCGCTGATCGTGGACGCCGCGTCCGGGCGCGTCCTCGGCCGGGGCCGGGCGTCACACGCGATGATCCGGGGGCTGGGGCCGGGCGCCAGCGAGCAGGACCCGGCCGTCTGGACCGGCGCCGCCGGAAAGGCCCTGGCCGCCGCCCTCAGGGAGGCGAGCGTCGATCCCGGCAAGGTCGTCGCCCTGGGCGTCTCCGGCCAGCAGCACGGCTTCGTCCCGCTCGACGCCCGGGGCCGGGTCATCCGTCCGGCCAAGCTCTGGAACGACACCTCGACCATCGCGGAAACCGGCCAGATCGTCGCCGCGCTCGGCGGCAAAGCCCGGGCCATCGCCCGCCTCGGCCTGGCCCCGGCCGTCGGCTTCACGATCTCGAAGGTCCTCTGGCTCAAGCGGCACGAGCCCGGCCGCTTCGCCCGGCTGGCGACCGTGCTCCTCCCCCACAACTACCTGAACTTCTGGCTGACCGGCCGGGCCGGCATGGAATACGGCGACGCCTCGGGCACCGGCCTGATGGACATCCGGAAGCGCCGCTGGGACGAGGCGGCCGTCGCGGCCGTCGACCCGGGCCTCGCCGGCAAGCTGCCGGCGCTCCGTCCGCCGTCCGAGCCCGTCGGCGAGATGAGGAAGGAGGTCGCCTCGCGGTTCGGCTTCGGCCGGGTCCTCGTCGCGGCCGGCGGCGGCGACAACATGATGGGCGCGATCGGCACGGGCAACGTCGCGCCCGGCGTCTGCACGCTCAGCCTGGGCACGTCCGGCACGATCTTCGCATATTTCGCCCGGCCCTTCGTCGACCCCGAAGGCGAGATCGCCGCCTTCTGCGACAGCACCGGCGGCTGGCTGCCGCTGCTCTGCACGATGAACGTGACCAACACGACCGAGATCGTCAAGTCGCTCCTCGGCCTCGACAACGCCGGGCTCGAGCGCCTGGGCCGGCGGGGCGGGCCGGGCGCCGGCGGGCTGCTCTTTCTCCCCTTCGTCGACGGCGAGCGGGTGCCGGTTCTGCCCTTCTCGAGCGCCGTCCTGTTCGGGCTCGACCGCGGCACCTTCGACGCCGGCCACATCGCCCGGGCGGTCATGGAAGGCGCGATCCTGAACCTGGGCTACGGCCTGGCCCGGATGAAGGGCCTCGGCCTGAGGCCGTCCGTGTTCCGGGCCACCGGCGGCGGGGCCGGGAGCCGGCTCTGGCTCCAGATCGCGGCCGACGTCTTCGGAACGCCGGTCACGACCTTGAAGGAACCGGAGGCGGCGGCCTACGGGGCGGCCCTCCAATCGGTCTGGAACTGGCGTCGGGCGGCGGGCGAGAAGGCGGCCATCGCGGACATCGCCGCGAAGTGGGTGGCCCCGGGCCGGCTCGCGGCGGAGCCGGACCGCCGGAACGCAGCTCTCTACGCGGACCTCCAGGCCCGGTTCAACGATCTCTGGAGGCGTCTCGTCCCGGATTTCGAGGCCCGCCGCAGCGCCTGA